One genomic window of Hydrogenispora ethanolica includes the following:
- a CDS encoding Imm32 family immunity protein, giving the protein MKIVIEIAQYSPNNGIAIEWLDGSIVESKIVGNTMLLKANKEGLTSLAQSLLTLAQEGVEPGNHIHFDEFNLLQDGSSELVIERI; this is encoded by the coding sequence ATGAAGATAGTAATTGAAATTGCACAATACTCACCCAACAACGGAATTGCAATCGAGTGGTTAGATGGTTCAATTGTTGAAAGCAAAATAGTTGGTAATACAATGTTATTAAAAGCTAATAAAGAAGGGTTAACATCTCTTGCGCAGAGTCTATTAACTTTAGCGCAGGAAGGGGTTGAACCGGGGAATCATATTCATTTCGATGAGTTTAATTTATTGCAAGATGGTTCAT